The DNA sequence TCCATACAACCCACATTTCCACATGAACAACTCTCTCCACTTCCATGTATTACTATATGTCCTATCTCTCCTGCCAATCCTCTTTTTCCTAGTAAGATCTTATCGTCAACTATAATGCCGCCACCAACTCCAGTGCCAATGGTTATAGCCACTATATTCTTATATCCTACTCCTGCACCCATCCATTTCTCGCCAAGAGCTGCACTGTTTGCATCATTTATAACTATAGTTTTGATAGAGTACTTCTTTTCAAAACTTTCCTTTATCTTTGATCCGACCCAGTTCTTTATATGTCCGGCACTACCTATTACTTCGCCTTTCTCAGAATCTATCTGTCCTGTGGCTGATATTCCAATACCTGATATTTCAGCAATATCAAGACCGCTTGAAGCCACAAAATAATCTGTTTTATCCAGAACAGTTTCCAGTATGGGCGTATCATATCCATCAAATGATACTGAGAACTCATCTCTGTGTAGTATATTCCCATTCTCATCAACTATGCCAAACTTTGCAGCAGTACCACCTATATCAATACCTAAATATACTTTATTCATCATAGAAATTTCTTTTTAGCATCAACTATCATCTTAGCAGCTGATTTTGCAATCTCTTTATCATCATCTGTCAATGCAACCAAAGGCTTTCTAACGCTACCTATATCAAGTCCCTCATTGATTCTAAGTACTTCCTTAATCATAGCATACATATTTCCATGTCCTGAAGTAAGAGCCGCAATAATATCATTTACACAATACTGAATCTCATTAGCAATCTTCATATCCCCACTGTTTATACATTCATCCATAGCAAGGAAAAGTTCCGGCATTGCACCATATGTTCCACCTATACCTGCCTTTGCACCTATTACTCTGCCTGAAACAAACTGCTCATCCGGACCGTTAAATACTATATAGTCATCACCGCCATCTCTAACAAAGCCCTGAATATCAAATACCGGCATTGAAGAATTCTTTACGCCTATAACATTCTTATTCTCTCTCATCTTTGCATAGAGCCCTCTGCTTAAAGCCACACCTGCAAGCTGTGGAATGTTATAAATAATAAAATCGGTATTTGGAGCTGCACTACTGTAGTCGTTCCAGTACTCTGCAATAGCGTATTCCGGAAGCTTGAAATATATGGGTGGAATAGCAGCGATTGCATCTACTTTCAGACCCTCAGCATGAGCTGCAAGTTCCATACCGTCTTTTGTATTATTACATGCAATGTGATTTATTATAGTAAGATCTCCCTTAGCCTTCATTACATTCTCAAGCACAACTTTTCTGTCTTCAACACTCTGGTATATACATTCACCCGAAGAACCGTTGACATATACTCCTCTTACCTTTTTATCAACAAAGTATTCTGTAAGCGCTCTCACTCTTTCCGGACTGATCTCTCCATTGTCATCATAACAAGCATAAAATGCCGGAATGACCCCCTTATATTTATCTAAGTTTCTCATAGCTCCTCCTTATATAGAGATAATTTATATGCTAAGAATAACACTCATTGAATAGTTTTTCAATATCAAAAATTATTTTGAAACTATTTTCTATGCTTTCTATGCTTTGTTATTTTTGCCAAAAATCTTCTAAATTGAAATGTCAATAATAAATAAAAATATTTAAAATTATAATTTTAATCCAAATCCTAACTCATAGTAATTTCCTGCATTGTCTCTATATGCATATGCCTTTCCGTTTTCATCCTTCATACTTTCAGGCATATATTTATCCTTATCATATCCCGGTACATCATTCGGACTTATGCATACTCCATTCTTATCTACAGTAATCACTTCATCTCCCCTTGGCAATGTAAGTGGAAGCTTGGCTATAGGTGAAAAATCTCCAAATATAACATCCACAACAGCCTCATCATAAGTATCAAATCCTGCACAGAGTGCATCCACATAAGGCTCGAACTCCCCCAAAAGCCATGGCAGCGATATATTTATATTTCCGACTACCTTACCGCCATTCTTATGAAGTATCTCATATATCTCTTTTATCCTCTTTGCATTTGCAACAGTGGTTTCCTCATGTGTTTCTTCCATAGGAAGCCCGTCTTCACTTACATTACAAACCGTTTTGCTATCACATATATCCAGCTCCAAATATCCCTTTGTTGCATTGAAATACTCTCCTGAAGTTGGATTTACAAGCAATATTGCAATATCTGCATCCTTAAATTCCTCTACTATATTAAGCTTATCCAAAAAGAGTTTTCTAAGCTTTTCGCTTCTTTCATTTGCCTGCTCTACATTTTTATTAAAGCATTCTATATAGACCTTCACATCTTTCTTTAAAGGAAGAATTCCGTCATTCTTTAATAAAACCACACTCTTTCTATGAGCAAGCTCTGAGACTTCTCTATCCTTCTTATCATTTATGATCTCTTCAGCTATTTTAGGATCTCTGTATGGATTATCAAATATTCCAAGTGCAAACATCTCTGTTAATGTCCTTGTTATTGCCTTATCAAGTGCTGCTTCACTCAGTGTAATATCAGCCTTTGTAAAG is a window from the Lachnoanaerobaculum umeaense genome containing:
- a CDS encoding dihydrodipicolinate synthase family protein produces the protein MRNLDKYKGVIPAFYACYDDNGEISPERVRALTEYFVDKKVRGVYVNGSSGECIYQSVEDRKVVLENVMKAKGDLTIINHIACNNTKDGMELAAHAEGLKVDAIAAIPPIYFKLPEYAIAEYWNDYSSAAPNTDFIIYNIPQLAGVALSRGLYAKMRENKNVIGVKNSSMPVFDIQGFVRDGGDDYIVFNGPDEQFVSGRVIGAKAGIGGTYGAMPELFLAMDECINSGDMKIANEIQYCVNDIIAALTSGHGNMYAMIKEVLRINEGLDIGSVRKPLVALTDDDKEIAKSAAKMIVDAKKKFL
- a CDS encoding ROK family protein, which codes for MMNKVYLGIDIGGTAAKFGIVDENGNILHRDEFSVSFDGYDTPILETVLDKTDYFVASSGLDIAEISGIGISATGQIDSEKGEVIGSAGHIKNWVGSKIKESFEKKYSIKTIVINDANSAALGEKWMGAGVGYKNIVAITIGTGVGGGIIVDDKILLGKRGLAGEIGHIVIHGSGESCSCGNVGCMERYASTTALVRKVAAAKEKDPTTFSEEFNDNINGRKIFDAINENIVIPQIVDEWVEDISLGIISLVHIFNPEKVIIGGGVSGRKEFIESLSKKVHEKVMPRFSEGLEIVPAKLGNDAGLIGAIYYLIESK